The sequence below is a genomic window from Setaria italica strain Yugu1 chromosome IV, Setaria_italica_v2.0, whole genome shotgun sequence.
GCGGTAACGCAAGCAATAGAGCAGACAAGGCTACTTGCTTTCATATTAAGGTTtgattcttttctcttttcttttgtacaAAATACAACTCATATTGCCCAAGTGTATACCCTTTGGGAACAGATGCATCCTTATactattttattattattattattattattattattattatcatcatcatcatcatcatcatcatcatcatcatcatcatcatcatcatcatcatcatcatcatcttacATTTTATTTTCACAATTTTGTCTTATAATTTTTTCTCCaattttttgtttcaaaatttttgTTAGTAAACTTTTTTCCCAAAAAGGTTATTCCCAACCTTTTGTTTTCCAAGTTTTTCCTAgaaatttattttgtttttagtTTAATGGGATAGAACCGCACGCAAGAAGCCATTTTGACATGCGATCGGAAATCGACCGCATGGAAGATTCCCATCAAGCAACCGTAATTTGCGCTAACCAAACTTAGTATTCCAGCTAAAAATTGGGCTACGTATCCAAACAAGATAAGACTAGTCTTAGCTAGGTAAACTTTAGCACTGCCTAAGCTTTAGCTTTAGCCCATTCAAATAGGGTCTAATTAAGATTAAGATACATCTGCTATTTGGTGGTTGAAGTATTCATGGCTACCATTCTTTTTACCAGTCCTCAACCCATGCATTCGCACAAGCTAGTTTAGATATTGTTTCATgtatttaattaaatttaaaaaTGATATATATTAAATTTAGTCAGGTCATGATGGAGTATAAGAAGTGATGAATAAATGAAAAACATAGCAATAAATTTGTAACTAGTGCCTAGAgcacaaaataaaaattgaataTACTGTTAATACTGCAAGTTTGGACATGTTGGCAGACGTGTGACATTTCCCATGATAAGTTCTTTGTGAAAATAAACAGAGATTGTTGTTGGAGAATACCACATTGAGCTGGGTCCCACAACTACAATAGAATAGAATAATCTGACGAACCAGAATTCAAATATAGGAACGCTAATCATGATCACAGTACAGTATATGTTCCTGGGTCCCACAACTGTACGATGAGCTAGCTCATCTTATTTGCGCAACCAAAGTAAGGAGGAGCATAGTTGCTGGTGCCCTCTCAGCTTGACAGATCGACATGGCGCGCAGCCGACCGGCCCTAGTCGCCGTGGCTCCTGttgttgcagcagcagcagaggcggTCGAGGCAGCTCTcgcgcgagcagcagcagcagatcgcGGTCAGGAGGCTGTGTGGCAGTTGAAGTGgaaaatattttagaaaaaagCGCTGTCATTTTGGCGGGAAAAAGTAGGTTTTATTTGCACATCTGATGAATGCTCAATCAAGCGAAGGTCTCTTCTACTACTACATATAAACATTGCAATTTCACTATCGAAAAGTTTGTTACAATAGGTAGTTTGGATATCGAAATTAATGAAGATATTAGAAACTATTTCCAAATAAAAAAAGTCTCACGCAAGAAAATCCAATGTTACCCCTCATTTTCAATTTAATGTCTAGTTTACATTCTTGTTGCACATACTTTGCTGTCACAAGATCACTCACGGTAAGCAATATCGTATTATATTTAGTATATTTCGGAATTAAAATGTGCAGTAAAGCCTATGTCTAGTATTAACCTTTTCTTGCCCGAGACCGATGTCCATAGCGTATGAGGTCAACTTCAAGAGGCCTTACGAGTTACGACCATACTAGTAATGCCATTAGCTCAAGAAGGGCAAGGGAAATTGAAGGAAATATTTAGGTGAGTTTTCTATGGATGatctcaaaggagaaaaataataaaCGAAACTGATGACTAAAGACgattttatttagaaattaatCTTGAATCCTACTGTGCCTTTCAGCTTAGCCTGCACCCTGCAGACCTCGCGGGCTATGGCTTTGTACAGCTTTACATTTTATTATCTTTCGTACAATTAACTGAGAAGAAAAGAGGTTTACCCCAGGAATACGTTAAGTGGATCGATGCGCATGCGGTCACGAAGATCTGTAAAATCAAAGGGAATGCTAAGGGTGATTTTTTTTGTACAACTATAGATAATCGAAACCTGATAATCGAATTAGTTGTTCACAGGCCGGCCTGTGCCTGAACAAAGGAGAAGATCTAACCATTCATAGAGGCAGTCGCTTTACTTGCTGCGCTTCTTATAGCACTCGACATGGCCTCTGGATCCATGCGCTCACGAACGGCTAGTAAAAACAAACAAAACGTTCAGGTGAATTCATTTTCTGCACAGCTACAGAGAGAACCCGAACTGGACAATCGAGTTGTTCACAAGCCTCTGCCTGagcaaaagaaggaagaagatctGAGTCCGACCATCGATAGAAGCAGTCGCTTTGCTTGCTGCGTTTCTTGCAGCACTTGGGATGCTCTGTGGATCCATGCTCTCACGAAGGGCTAGTAAAAACAAAGTAAATGCTCTCACGAAGGGCTAGTAAAAAACAAAGTAAATGCTCTCACGAAGAGCTAGTAAAAACATAATCCAAACTACACAGTCGACGAGTTGCTTATTACAGGCCTCTGCCTGAATAACGGAGAAGAAAGTAGAAAGAGAATTCTAACCGTTCATAGAAGCAGCCCCTCCCCTTGTCACGCTTCTCGCAGCACTCGTGATAAAGGACACGCCCTTCTCCTCCATGAGGTTACACACCTCTTCTCCAGCTGTGCTTGTGGCCTCTCTAACGCCTGAATCAGGTTAGGTGAAGCAGCTAGCAGATCGAGCTTCCTGCTGGTGTGTCCAGTTCTACCTGATGCTTCAGTCAACTTGTTCGTGGCACAGTGGTTGCGAACGGCCGTACTTATAGAGCAGGAGGAAACCACCATTATTTGTTAATGCTAGCAATTAAAAATCATCACCATAGAAATTAACCCTCATACAAGAGACACCTTGTGCCTCTCCCGGTCAACTTGGAACATTGTTTTATTATGTGATCGAGCAGCTGTCACCTACTTTTCTTTTAACTAATTAAGTAAGAGCTCTTAAGTAATC
It includes:
- the LOC111256939 gene encoding uncharacterized protein LOC111256939 → MEEKGVSFITSAARSVTRGGAASMNALRESMDPQSIPSAARNAASKATASIDAVRERMDPEAMSSAIRSAASKATASMNDLRDRMRIDPLNVFLGLLTAICCCCSRESCLDRLCCCCNNRSHGD